Genomic window (Lutra lutra chromosome 17, mLutLut1.2, whole genome shotgun sequence):
agatGACCACAGAGCCCAGCTTATATAGGTATTttcccaagagaactgaaaacagctATCTTCACAAAGACCTAAACAACAATGTATGTAGCCGCTTTGTTCACACTagccaaaaactgaaaaacaaaaacaaaaacaaaacccaaaaaaaacaaatgtctattaacagatgaatggataaataaactataaaatggCTATGGAACAGAAAACTATTCAGCAACAGTGCTCTGAGAACATCCAATAAGAGAATCTAACTGAACCTAGGAGGTCAGGGACAGCTTTCTTAAGGAGAAGGTGGGTATCTGAAGGAGGGCTGGGGCCTGCCCAGGGAGGTGGAGTAGGTAATGAGAAATAAAGAGCGCTGCAGGCAGCGGCTTGGTCAAGAGCCCCTGGCAGAGGAAAGGTGGCACATTCACAGAAGCAAGAGATGGTCTAGCTTagagagcaaggagagagaagagagacaggagTTGAGGCATGGAAGGGCCATGCCAGGAAGCCCTTATAGGCCTTGTTAAGAGTTTTGATGTTTATCCACAAGGCTGTAAGAAACCTCAGAAAGGGTTCTAAACAAGAGGGTGATATAACTggcttgacatttttttttaaaagattttatttatttatttgacagagagaaatcacaagtaggcagagaggcaagcagagagagagaaggaagcaggctccccgccgagcagaaagcccgatgtggggcttgaacccaggacctgggatcatgacctgagccgaaggcagcggcttaacccactgagccacccaggcgccccctggcttGACATTTTTAAGCCCACTAGCTACAGTATGGAGAATTAGCTGTCAGGGTGTGAGTGGCTGGGAAGGAGCCGGTCATGGCCCCTGCCAACCTCCTGGTAACAGATTGTGGCTTATATTGGGATAGGATGATGGAGATGGGCAGGAATGGATACCTTCAATGGGCTCTGAGAAGTATGTGGGACTGTACTGAGGGGATAAGGCAGAAGACAGTACTGGCACTGACTCCAAGGTTATGGCTCAGGGGATGGAACGGGAAGAGTCCATGCCCTAACACACAGAATGCTAGAAGGAGGCCTCATTTGATGGAGGTCTAAAGTCAGCTCTGGACACGCTGAATTTCATGTGCCTGGCAGACATCTGAATGACAATGTCTACCAGGCATTTGGACACGTGAATGTTAAAGTTCACAGGAGCCCAGAATAGATTCAAAACTGGGTTTTATGAAGATGGTAATTAACACAGCAGGAATGCATAAAACAGATTAGAGAGAACATAGGACCAGGATAAGAGACAACCTGGAACCAAGTCTTAAGGGACTCGAGCATTTAGAAGATGACCAGGGAAATGTGGGCTAGTGAAGGTCACTAAGAAGTGACCTGGGAAAAGGCTAGGAAACCAGAAGAACATAATATAGGAGAACTCATGGAAGCAGAATGTTTTCAAGAAGGCTATGGAAACTGTGTTGAAGGCTaataagagaggaagaaaatgtccACTGAATTTAGGAGCATAGAGACCACTGCTAATCTTAGGAGGAAGAGATCCTTTGGAAAAATAgggatataggggcacctgggtggctcagtgggttaagccgctgcctttggctcaggtcatgatctcagggtcctgggatcgagtcccgcatggggctctctgctcagcagggagcctgcttcccgctctctctctctctgcctgcctctctgcctacttgtgatctgtccctgtcaaataaataaataaaatctttaaaaaaaaaatagggatataACCCAGATTAGAGGGGCAGGGGACAAGAGCAGTGAATAAGGAAGTAGAGAAAGtgatcatatataattttaaataatgggcCCAACTTCCTATTTTAAAGCTGGGttgtaatgatgatgatgatgatgaaagaaaacaacttGGATGAGATTGTGAAAGACATCGCCTTTGTGAAAGCTCAGCCCTTGAATTCAGCCCAAAAGGTTGCGTTTCCTTTTCCTGTGACATAGGTGGGTGTTGTGAGTCATGAGTTCAAAGTTTCCTTTATTATGTTATCTTCATAACTACCCCGAATGTGGAGGATGGGGTTCACTGGCCCCTTCAACACAGGTGACATGCCAGTGACAGGAGGAaggcacagagcaggggaaggacaTGCAGAAATAAAACAGTGGTCCTACTCCTCAACACCTGTGTGTCAGAAGTTTCTGCTGGGCCATTAAATCCAGATCCTCAAGAATAGTTGcagaaaatcataaaagcaaaatgacaCAAATGTTTTTGGTAGCAAGCAACAGATAAATAGTTCCCATTTATCTGGGAAGTGCACGTGTGTGCTGGGAGAAGGAGATAAATGCAAAGATCAAACTCCTTGGTTCTAGAGAAGGGTAGagctgaagagaaagaaaagctaaatATTAAGATCTCCGGACCCCAAGGTTCTAGGCTACAAAACTAATGACTGACTGAGGAAATGACTGAGCAAACAACAGGGGGAGAGTATAAGTTCCGGGGAAAGAATTCTGAGAGCAGGGATCAGGCCACAGATGGCAAAACAGACAGCCATTCCCTAAGTCAAGAGGAAAACGTGTTGTGACTTGGTTTCCTCAGACGGGTGTATTTGGATAGGAATCGAGTAGCTTCTAACCTGGATCTCCACAGAGGGGGGAAAAGTAAGGAAGGAGCAAGGGTGGCTCAGAGGCTGGACCCAGCCTACAGGGAGAGGGAACACCTGGGGGAAAGACACGGGAGCCTGAGTCCAACTCCCCCGTAGAAAGCCACGCAGGCACATCCCGCCTCCTGAACCCTGACACTCCCCCAAGTCAGACAGCACATCAGTGCCCTCAAACTCTGGATATTTTAGCAAGTGGCTCACTCTCTCTAAGCCTGCCAGCAGGCTTCCAATTATGGGCACCCACTAAGCACTCAGCACTGGGCCATATGCTTCATATATGCTATCTCATCTACGCCTCACTGAAACCCTGGGAGGTAAGTATTCCCATCCTCACTTGACCGAAAAGGAAGCTAAAATTCAGAAAAGTCCTCTACCCTAAGGCCCCAGGAAAGGGACTTGGGTTTGAGCCCACACCTGCATGACTCTAAAACCCATGCTATTTCCACCAGAACAAGACTCAGGCTAGGCGAAACCCATTTGTCTCAATCAGGAGAGCAAAAGAAACCTGTTGGGGGCAGAGGACAAGAGAccacatagaaaagaaaaaaactgaagactaaaagggaaagaggaaacttcttttctgaaaatgagaaGAATTACAAAAGAAATTGCCTAGAAAAGAGAAGATAAGAACATCTGActtgagaaataggaaaaatgcaTAGGAATGAAAAAATACTTCAGGACCCAGGGACAGAGAAGCTGGGTTTGGAAGTCAGAGCGAGGATCTCTAGGGGGAGACTGAAGATGCTGGCAGGTGCCCCATCCTTCAGGTTTGAGAGGAGACAGCGTTCAATTACTGACCTTCCTCTCTCTGGTCACATGACTTGTGCTAGTATAAAAGCTTTCTACCAGCGGGTTCCTTACAATTTTTTCCTGTGTGAAATGGGCAGTAGCAGTGGCTAAAGTGCTGTTCCTCTTTCCCAGAAGATTTCAGACTTCCCTTCAGGACTAATCCCAAGAAGCCATCTCTCTGGATTGAAGACAAGGCAAGGCGTCTGGCTCAGTGCTTGTGCTCTGGGAAGTGATGCTAGGatctggagaggagggggaggtgcTGGGGGGTTTGCTGGAAGCCTGTGAGAAACTGGATGTGAGGCTCATACCTGGAGACAGGAGCCAGTGGAGGTGGGATCGAGGAAACAGACTGGGACCTCAAGCCCAGAGAGAGGATGGAGGGGCCGGGCTGTGTTTGGGCAGCAAGGGTTACAAGCGAAGTGGAACCTGAGTGACCCCGTTAAGAGTTCTGTTGAGAGTCAAAACACTGGACTTTAGTGAATATGCTCTAAAGTCTTTGAGGGGACAAGCCCCAAAAGATAACACAGGCtcacccttccttccctctgcccctcccttacACCTCCTTAGCTTCCTCTTTTCAGTATTAGTCCCAGAGTCCGGCATTGGTCAGGGGAGAAAAAGGCGGAGGAGAATCTGTGTTCtgcaaaaggagaggaagaggaggtagggggatgggttggGGGGGCGAGGCACCTGCTTCCTGGGCATGTGGTGGGATCTGGTAGAGAGCTGGCACTGGGTCTCACGGCCTGGGTTCTCCTGAGAGGAAGCTCACGGCCCTCCCCTCGTGAGATGAGGCTTGCCTTTTCTCTCCGCAGATCTCTAGTAAAGAACTTAAGGAAAGGTGGAAGCTGATAACTGTAGCTTCCTGTATCTGTGAGGAGAGGAGAAAGCCAAGGGTTGGTCCCCCCCAGAGACACATGATGGCAAACGTAATAACTACTGCTTAATATCCCGCCCCAGGCAAAGTCAATAATTGCTCTGGGCAGTTCCGGCAGGTGGTGTGAGCAAGCGCTGGCAGCAGCAGAAAGCTTTGGCCTGGGAAGGGGAGAGCACCAGGGAGGATGTCTCCATCCTGAaccagagctgggagagggggacCACAGGCTGGGAGTGGGACCTCCTGACCCTGCCCTTTTCCAACCTCTTCCAGAGCCATCATGACCTCCTGGCGCAACCCCCTCATCCTCACGGCCTACATCATCATCTTCCTCACCGGTCTCCCTGCCAACCTCCTGGCCCTGCGGGCCTTCATAGGACGCGTCCgccagccccaccctgcccccatccaCATCCTCCTGCTCAGCTTGACGCTTGCGGACCTcctgctgctggtgctgctgccCTTCAAGATGATTGAGGCCGCGTACGACTTCCGCTGGTATCTGCCCGAGTTGCTCTGTGCCCTCACGGGCTTCGGCTTCTACAGCAGCATCTACTGCAGCACGTGGCTCCTGGCGGGCATCAGCATCGAGCGCTACCTGGGAGTGGCTTTCCCTGTGCAGTACAAGCTGTCCCGCAAGCCTGTGTACGGAGTGATTGCTGCCCTGGTGGCCTGGATCATGTCCTTTGGTCACTGCACCATTGTGATCATTGGTCAGTACTGGAACTCAACCCGGAATGGCACGAATGACGACGGCATCACTTGCTACGAGAACTTCAGCGAGTCTCAGCTGAATGTGGTGCTCCCAGTGCGGCTGGAGCtgtgcctcttcctcttctttgtccCCATGGTGATCACCATCTTCTGCTACTGGCGCTTCGTGTGGATCATGCTCACGCAGCCCCATGTCGGGGCCCAGAGGCGGCGCAGAGCTGTAGGGCTGGCTGTCGTGACGCTTCTCAATTTCCTGGTGTGCTTTGGGCCTTACAACATATCCCACCTGGTGGGGTTTTTCACAAGGAAGAGCCCCCAGTGGAGGGCTGAAGCCGTGGTGTTCAGTTCCCTCAATGCCAGTCTGGACCCcctgcttttctatttctcttcgtCAGCTGTGCGCAGAGCCTTTGGAAAGGGGCTGCAGATCCTGCGGCATCGGGGCTCTTCCCTGCTGGGGCGCAGAGGCCAAGAGACAGCAGAGGGGACAAATGCGGACAGGGGTGTgagtcaagcagagggagctcCGAGTTCTGACTTCACCACAGACTAAGGGTGCTCTAGACCTTTGGAGGCACGCTGGGTGACAGAAGCATTGaacaggctgggagagggggaaacagcaGGGTTCCCGTCCCAGGGTCAGAAATCCACAGATCAAGCCACTGCTGGGGCTGTAAAAAATCTCTCTCTGAGGCTTGGTATACTTTTCTGACTGAAGTTTTCTTCCCAAAGGAGCACAGCTCCAGGACAAAAGGAGAAATGGTTAGGCCTAGAAGCACTCTCAGACCGGGGTTTCGGAAGCAATGTAGCTAACACAAATTCAGTCCTCGTGAGATAGTTGGGAGCTGAGGATGATCAGGCTGAAGCAGAGTCCTAAAGGAATCTTGCTACACACCTTGAAACACCACCCAGACACTGGTCTAGCTGTGGATACTAGAAAGGAGACAACAGGGAAGAGATGGACGAGAACACCACATGAGGTCAAGGAAGACTCAGGAAGACTATGAGTCAAGAGGACAAAGTGGGAGGACTGAGGACTGTGCCTTCTAACGATCTAGGTTTGCACTGTATTGCTTTGACCTGCCACTTTGTAAATATGCTCCAGTCATCACGTGTATATCTTGTCTCCCCGTATTAAACCTGCCTGAAGTCTGGGTCtcgtcttctccctctgtggCACCTCCACACAGGTCAGGACACAGCCTGGCCAGTCGGAGGTCAACACAGACTAGCACAGGAGTAGACAACCTGGACTGGCAGATTGAAAATAAAGATGGTAAAACTCTGAAGCGAGTGTCCACAATTTCTGTGCTTTTCTACAGGTTCGGGGAGGGTGAACATGAAAGGAAGAAGCCGACTCAGCAGCACAGGGGGAGGGTGATGCATGTGAAACCACAGAAGTAATTTTAAGGTCAGGGTGTAATGagtggagttgggggagggatggaATCCTGTTTCCATTGGTGAACAGAGACGGGACTTAGAAAGAGAGTGGAGGGGGGTGAATCCTGACTTAACATCATCAGGTGGACAGGGGCCTAACCACGTGATTCTCCTGCTTAGAAACCTGCAGTGTTTTCCTATTGTCCAAAGTTTTGGTCCCAGGAACTCTTATCCTATCATTCCATTGCCTACTTCTATCCTGTCTCCCTGCCCAATCCCACCTTCCATTTCTCCACAATAAGGACCCCTCGGCCACTCTCTTGTTAACTGCCCCTAGCCTCGACCTAGAGGTCTGCAAGAGAGGTCATACAGCAGAATTGCAAGCAGACCTACAAAAATAGTACACATGGCCCCCTACAATCTACTGGCTCTTTAAGGGTGGGACAGCAGATGAGCTTTGAAAAGCTCCCCAGTGAGTATTGCTAGGCAGCTCAGGAAAGGAATCACTGGCCCAGCTCGGAGGCCCAATCTGTCCAAGAAAGCATCCTTCAGAGAGACCCTTCCTGCTTCTAAGTCCCTCCCAGTGCAACCCCACACTCCCTCAACTTCTGCTTACTTTTTCCACTTTCATAAAACCCCACTCAATAGTCACTTTCTCCAgaaggattttctttattattcccACCCAACAGAGAGCTCACTTTCGCTGTTTTCCTTCCTCAAACACCACTGGACTAGTGTAAGAGCCCTGACTTCACTGTTGGTCCTGCTTCCTAGCTAGATGGCCTTGAGCAAGTCCCGACCTCCAGCCTCTATTTCCGAACCATAATCACGAGGATGACAGACGCCTCTCAGGGTTACTCTGCAGTGCCAGTCAGACTGTGTATTTAaaattgctggggcgcctggatggctcagtgggttaaagcctctgccttcggctcgggtcatggtcccagggtcttgggatcaagccccacgtcgggctctctgctcagcggggagcctgcttcctcctctctctctgcctgcctctctgcctgcttgtgatctctatctgtaaaataaataaataaaatctttaaaaaagataaaataaaataaaattgctgaaaAACTTTATAGTAACATTTAGCTTTAAGATAGCGACCCAAGTGAAACATAGTTATACCCCTGCTTAGAAGAAATATAGtaagtagaaatttatttttttaagattttatttctttatttgacagaaagagagagatcacaagtaggca
Coding sequences:
- the FFAR2 gene encoding free fatty acid receptor 2, producing MTSWRNPLILTAYIIIFLTGLPANLLALRAFIGRVRQPHPAPIHILLLSLTLADLLLLVLLPFKMIEAAYDFRWYLPELLCALTGFGFYSSIYCSTWLLAGISIERYLGVAFPVQYKLSRKPVYGVIAALVAWIMSFGHCTIVIIGQYWNSTRNGTNDDGITCYENFSESQLNVVLPVRLELCLFLFFVPMVITIFCYWRFVWIMLTQPHVGAQRRRRAVGLAVVTLLNFLVCFGPYNISHLVGFFTRKSPQWRAEAVVFSSLNASLDPLLFYFSSSAVRRAFGKGLQILRHRGSSLLGRRGQETAEGTNADRGVSQAEGAPSSDFTTD